From a single Kryptolebias marmoratus isolate JLee-2015 linkage group LG6, ASM164957v2, whole genome shotgun sequence genomic region:
- the col5a2a gene encoding collagen, type V, alpha 2a, with protein MMFSVHLRTFIFLVVPRVLIVTCQGSANEGELSCTADGQTYMNNDIWKPDPCRICVCDGGKVLCDEIACDELTNCEKMYVPVGECCPVCQGDSSTDGQTDGGGGRVFKGQKGEPGEVPLVTGIRGRPGPMGPPGSPGHRGDRGHKGRPGARGSPGYDGEPGIPGQPGEPGPPGPPTHPGGLGSQMAQVTDSKTGPQAMLSGARGEAGTRGPPGPNGAPGQSGPQGPPGDVGDPGHMGPPGQRGSEGPPGKPGEDGESGKAGNSGEVGFPGSAGPRGFPGTPGPPGLKGHRGHVGPLGQKGETGAVGSKGATGPPGPMGGPGPMGPAGMPGERGRLGPSGIVGKRGMPGNIGKPGPLGPLGLNGPPGYPGSPGMKGQPGPTGVRGPEGPQGQRGETGHQGRAGPVGLRGPMGTDGGPGAKGPVGNLGPQGPGGHPGPSGPPGPQGSTGQPGIKGQGGDIGVPGFKGEAGPKGESGPPGSQGVIGPQGEEGKRGSRGDPGSVGPPGPLGERGSPGNRGFPGADGLPGPKGAQGDRGTSGPPGPKGSLGDPGRPGEPGLPGARGLTGTPGVQGAEGKPGPLGAPGEDGRPGPAGPIGNRGPAGTMGVPGPKGFNGDPGKTGEQGSPGVPGQRGPPGKDGEVGPAGPPGPPGPAGDRGEQGPPGVNGFQGLPGNLGPPGEPGKPGDQGIPGEIGPVGQIGPRGERGIPGERGDMGPTGLQGPKGIPGAPGPDGPKGSPGPTGTVGDVGPPGLQGMPGERGISGPPGPKGDRGAVGEKGSEGTPGNDGARGAPGLVGPLGPAGPSGEKGEPGPKGPAGPPGSRGTPGSRGDPGPIGAVGFAGPPGPDGQPGVKGEPGEPGQKGDAGSPGPQGLAGAHGPPGPTGVSGLKGGRGTQGAPGPTGFPGSAGNVGPPGPPGPLGEAGPQGAPGKEGPPGLRGDHGPPGRQGERGPAGPPGSPGDKGDGGEDGPTGPDGPPGPAGTTGQRGIVGLPGQRGERGMPGLPGPGGPPGKQGSTGSPGDKGPPGPVGVPGANGPRGDPGPDGPAGSDGPPGKGGVLGQRGDRGDPGPEGLIGPQGLPGPPGPVGASGDPGRRGEPGSRGPQGPPGSAGKRGLVGPQGPRGDKGDLGDHGERGQKGHRGYTGLQGLPGSPGTTGEQGTSGIVGPSGPRGPPGPIGPPGKEGYMGQPGPMGPPGTRGFSGEIGPQGPPGEDGPPGPPGPPGPPVAAMDDLFDGPQDYDSGPPPPPEFSEDEALPNSNSSSIIMPIDPGVQATLKALSSQIDSMKSPDGSRKHPARTCDDLKRCYPMKKSGEYWVDPNQGSAEDAIKVHCNMDTGETCISANPSSIPRKVWWSSSRNKPVWFGADINSGTHFTYGNRDQPANSVTVQMTFIRLLSKEAAQTITYHCKNSVGYKDAKTGNMKKAVILKGSNDLELKAEGNNRFRYTVVEDSCSQANGNWGKTVFEYRTQKTARLPIVDVAPVDIGGPNQEFGIDIGPVCFL; from the exons gGAGCACGGGGCTCTCCGGGTTATGATGGAGAGCCGGGTATACCAGGTCAACCTGGTGAGCCGGGTCCTCCAGGTCCTCCAACACATCCAGGG GGGTTGGGATCCCAAATGGCTCAAGTAACTGATTCAAAAACAGGACCCCAAGCCATGCTGAGTGGAGCGAGG GGAGAAGCCGGAACAAGAGGACCCCCTGGCCCCAATGGAGCTCCT GGTCAGTCTGGACCACAAGGTCCCCCCGGAGATGTTGGAGATCCAGGACACATG GGTCCACCCGGGCAAAGGGGATCTGAGGGCCCACCAGGGAAGCCAGGCGAAGAC GGAGAATCAGGAAAAGCAGGAAATTCTGGAGAAGTTGGATTTCCCGGATCAGCT gGACCGAGAGGTTTTCCTGGTACGCCCGGGCCTCCTGGTCTGAAGGGTCACAGA GGTCATGTGGGACCACTTGGCCAAAAAGGTGAAACTGGAGCCGTTGGGTCCAAG ggtGCGACTGGGCCTCCTGGTCCGATGGGAGGACCTGGCCCCATG GGTCCTGCTGGGATGCCAGGTGAGAGAGGACGCCTTGGACCCAGTGGGATAGTA ggTAAACGAGGTATGCCTGGCAACATCGGGAAACCTGGCCCACTG GGCCCCTTAGGTCTTAATGGCCCACCTGGATATCCAGGGTCTCCGGGCATGAAG GGACAACCTGGTCCCACAGGTGTCCGAGGTCCAGAAGGCCCACAAGGGCAAAGAGGAGAGACAGGTCACCAAGGCAGAGCCGGACCAGTTGGCCTCAGG GGCCCCATGGGTACAGATGGAGGTCCAGGTGCCAAAGGACCAGTg GGCAATCTCGGTCCACAAGGTCCAGGAGGCCACCCTGGTCCCTCTGGTCCACCAGGACCTCAGGGAAGCACCGGCCAGCCTGGTATAAAAGGACAAGGG GGAGACATTGGCGTCCCAGGTTTTAAAGGAGAGGCAGGACCTAAAGGCGAATCT GGTCCACCGGGCTCCCAGGGGGTGATTGGACCTCAGGGTGAGGAAGGAAAGCGAGGATCACGTGGAGACCCCGGTTCTGTTGGCCCTCCGGGTCCACTCGGTGAAAGA ggttCTCCTGGTAACAGAGGTTTCCCTGGTGCTGACGGCCTGCCGGGACCGAAG GGTGCACAAGGAGATCGGGGCACTTCTGGTCCACCCGGGCCGAAAGGGTCTCTAGGAGACCCAGGGCGTCCCGGAGAGCCTGGTCTACCAGGTGCAAGG GGTCTCACTGGTACCCCAGGAGTCCAGGGGGCAGAGGGCAAGCCAGGGCCACTG ggtgCCCCGGGTGAAGATGGTCGCCCAGGCCCAGCAGGACCTATTGGAAACAGAGGCCCAGCAGGAACCATGGGGGTACCGGGTCCAAAGGGTTTTAAT ggtGACCCAGGAAAAACAGGTGAACAGGGATCTCCAGGAGTGCCCGGTCAAAGA GGACCTCCAGGAAAAGATGGAGAAGTTGGTCCTGCGGGGCCCCCTGGTCCACCT ggtcctgcaggagacagaggagaaCAAGGTCCCCCAGGTGTAAATGGAttccag GGTTTGCCAGGAAACCTAGGCCCCCCTGGAGAACCTGGTAAACCAGGTGATCAA GGTATTCCTGGAGAGATTGGTCCTGTGGGTCAAATTGGACCGAGG GGGGAGCGAGGAATTCCAGGAGAGAGAGGAGATATGGGCCCAACTGGTTTACAGGGACCCAAAGGGATTCCAGGTGCACCAGGTCCAGATGGACCAAAG GGCAGCCCTGGTCCAACTGGTACTGTGGGAGATGTAGGTCCGCCTGGTCTTCAGGGAATGCCAGGAGAAAGAGGAATCTCTGGTCCTCCTGGACCTAAGGGTGACAGA GGAGCAGTTGGTGAGAAAGGATCAGAAGGTACACCTGGGAATGATGGCGCCAGA GGAGCCCCCGGTCTTGTTGGCCCACTCGGACCTGCTGGACCCAGTGgtgaaaag GGGGAACCTGGACCTAAGGGACCAGCTGGTCCTCCAGGATCTAGAGGAACACCG GGATCCAGAGGGGACCCCGGTCCGATTGGTGCTGTTGGATTTGCTGGACCCCCT GGTCCTGATGGTCAACCTGGAGTCAAGGGAGAGCCCGGAGAGCCAGGCCAGAAAGGTGATGCCGGTTCTCCAGGACCTCAGGGTCTAGCTGGTGCTCACGGACCTCCg ggTCCAACTGGTGTTTCTGGActgaaaggaggaagaggaacacAGGGTGCACCA GGTCCCACTGGTTTCCCTGGATCTGCTGGAAACGTTGGACCTCCAGGGCCCCCT GGCCCACTTGGAGAAGCTGGACCCCAGGGAGCCCCAGGCAAAGAAGGTCCTCCTGGACTCCGTGGTGATCATGGACCTCCCGGAAGACAAGGAGAGCGAGGACCTGCGGGACCACCAGGGAGCCCTGGAGACAAAGGTGACGGTGGAGAGGACGGCCCCACG gGTCCTGATGGTCCTCCTGGTCCAGCTGGGACCACGGGACAGAGAGGGATTGTAGGTCTTCCTGGTCAGAGAGGAGAACGTGGGATGCCGGGTCTTCCTGGGCCAGGG GGTCCACCAGGAAAGCAAGGATCGACTGGATCACCAGGAGATAAAGGCCCCCCAGGTCCTGTTGGTGTTCCTGGTGCTAATGGACCTCGGGGTGATCCTGGTCCAGAT GGTCCTGCAGGATCTGATGGTCCACCAGGAAAAGGCGGAGTTCTCGGACAAAGG GGAGACCGAGGGGATCCTGGTCCGGAGGGTTTGATTGGCCCACAGGGACTTCCTGGACCTCCTGGTCCTGTTGGTGCATCAGGCGAtccaggaagaagaggagagccT GGCTCAAGAGGGCCCCAGGGTCCGCCAGGATCTGCCGGGAAAAGAGGATTAGTG GGACCTCAAGGACCAAGAGGAGACAAAGGTGACCTGGGTGACCACGGAGAGAGGGGTCAGAAGGGACACAGAGGCTACACAGGTCTGCAGGGTCTTCCTGGATCTCCA gGCACAACTGGGGAGCAGGGAACTTCAGGAATTGTTGGACCAAGCGGACCAAGG GGTCCTCCTGGGCCTATTGGACCTCCTGGGAAAGAGGGATACATGGGCCAGCCGGGGCCAATGGGACCTCCAGGAACTCGAGGATTCAGTGGAGAAATTGGACCTCAG GGCCCCCCAGGAGAAGACGGCCCCCCTGGCCCCCCAGGACCTCCAGGGCCTCCTGTGGCAGCCATGGATGATCTCTTTGACGGCCCGCAGGATTACGACTCcgggcctcctcctcctccagagtTCAGTGAAGACGAAGCTCTGCCCAACAGCAACTCCTCCTCCATCATCATGCCCATCGACCCTGGAGTCCAGGCCACCCTGAAGGCCCTCAGCAGCCAGATCGACAGCATGAAGAGCCCCGATGGCAGCAGGAAGCACCCTGCCAGGACCTGCGACGACCTGAAGAGATGCTACCCCATGAAGAAGAGCG GTGAGTACTGGGTGGATCCAAACCAAGGCAGCGCAGAGGATGCCATCAAAGTTCACTGCAACATGGACACTGGGGAAACCTGCATCTCCGCCAACCCGTCCAGCATACCCCGCAAAGTGTGGTGGAGCTCCTCCAGGAACAAACCTGTGTGGTTTGGAGCCGACATCAACAGTGGGACGCAC TTCACGTACGGGAACAGAGACCAGCCTGCGAACTCCGTCACGGTCCAGATGACGTTCATCCGCCTGCTCTCCAAAGAGGCCGCTCAGACCATCACCTATCACTGCAAGAACTCTGTGGGCTACAAGGATGCCAAGACGGGCAACATGAAAAAAGCTGTGATCCTTAAAGGCTCCAACGACCTGGAGCTCAAAGCAGAGGGAAACAACCGCTTCAGATACACGGTGGTGGAGGATTCATGCTCG CAAGCAAATGGCAACTGGGGCAAGACAGTGTTTGAGTACAGGACACAGAAAACTGCAAGACTTCCCATTGTGGATGTTGCCCCTGTGGACATTGGTGGCCCCAATCAGGAGTTCGGCATCGATATCGGGCCCGTGTGCTTCTTGTAA